In Pseudochaenichthys georgianus chromosome 6, fPseGeo1.2, whole genome shotgun sequence, a single window of DNA contains:
- the LOC117448345 gene encoding E3 ubiquitin-protein ligase TRIM21-like, which translates to MKRSKPSGATGRKRKKEQEETSAKYRDMSAASCLLTEDQFLCSICLDVFTDPVSTPCGHNFCKACISQHWDRNVPSQCPNCKEVFNIKPDLLVNTFISEMAAQFRQSAQQKASSSSSEQHVVKPGEVPCDVCTGTRLKALKSCLVCLESYCETHLEPHLTRAGLKKHQLIDPEENLEGRMCVKHDKLLELFCQTDQVCVCMLCTVLDHKTHDVVPLKEGYEGKKAELGKTEAETQQMIQKRRLKIQEMNRSVELSKEGVDREMADGVQVFTALKESVERSQAELMDTIKEKQRETEEQAEGFIKELEQEVSELMKRSSEVEQLSRSEDQLHLLQSFTSLNAAPPTKNWTEVRVRPPSYEGTVRRAVTQLEETLRKQKKKLLEVELKRVQQYEVEVTLDPDTAHPNLILSDDGKQVNDSDVKKDLPDNPERFDTCPCVLAKQSFSSGRFYYEVQVKGKTDWDLGVARESINRKGNISLSPQGGYWTIVLRNEHKYKACAGLRVRLSLKSQPQKVGVFVDYEEGLVSFYDVDAAALIYSFTGCCFKEELYPYVGPCPNHGGKNSAPLIISPVNHTE; encoded by the exons ATGAAGAGGTCCAAGCCTTCAGGTGCAACGGGAAGGAAACGGAAAAAAGAACAGGAGGAAACGAGCGCCAAATACAGAG ACATGTCTGCTGCCAGCTGTCTGCTGACTGAAGATCAGTTTCTGTGCTCCATCTGTCTGGATGTGTTCACTGATCCAGTCAGCACACCATGTGGACACAACTTCTGTAAAGCCTGCATCTCTCAACACTGGGACAGAAATGTCCCGAGTCAGTGTCCCAACTGCAAAGAAGTTTTCAACATAAAGCCTGATCTGCTGGTCAACACTTTCATCTCTGAGATGGCTGCTCAGTTCAGACAGTCAGCTCAACAgaaagccagcagcagcagctcagagcAACACGTTGTCAAACCAGGAGAAGTTCCCTGTGACgtctgcactggaaccagactgaAGGCCCTGAAGTCCTGCCTGGTGTGTCTGGAGTCCTACTGTGAGACTCACCTGGAGCCTCACCTGACAAGAGCAGGCCTGAAGAAACATCAGCTGATCGACCCTGAGGAGAACCTGGAAGGCAGGATGTGTGTGAAGCACGATAAACTGCTGGAGCTGTTCTGTCAGACCGACcaggtgtgtgtctgcatgctcTGCACTGTTTTAGACCACAAGACACATGATGTTGTTCCTCTGAAAGAAGGATATGAAGGAAAGAAGGCTGAGCTGGGGAAGACAGAGGCTGAAACTcagcagatgatccagaagagacgACTGAAGATTCAGGAGATGAATCGCTCAGTGGAGCTCAGTAAGGAAGGAGTAGACAGAGAAATGGCAGATGGTGTTCAGGTCTTCACCGCTCTGAAGGAGTCTGTTGAGAGAAGCCAGGCCGAGCTCATGGACACCATCAaagagaagcagagagagacCGAGGAACAGGCTGAAGGCTTCATCAAAGAGCTGGAACAGGAAGTCTCTGAGCTGATGAAGAGGAGCTCTGAGGTGGAGCAGCTCTCACGCTCTGAAGAccagctccacctcctccaaAGCTTCACGTCCCTGAACGCTGCTCCACCCACCAAGAACTGGACAGAAGTCAGGGTCCGTCCACCTTCATATGAGGGGACTGTGAGGAGAGCTGTGACTCAGCTGGAGGAGACGCTCAGGAAACAGAAGAAGAAGCTGCTTGAGGTGGAGCTGAAGAGGGTCCAGCAGTACGAGGTGGAGGTGACTCTTGATCCTGATACAGCACATCCCAACCTCATCCTGTCTGATGATGGAAAACAAGTGAATGATAGTGATGTGAAGAAGGATCTCCCAGACAATCCAGAGAGATTTGATACTTGTCCTTGTGTTTTAGCAAAGCAGAGTTTCTCTTCAGGAAGATTTTATTACGAGGTTCAGGTTAAAGGGAAGACTGACTGGGATCTAGGAGTGGCCAGAGAGTCGATCAACAGGAAGGGAAACATCTCACTGTCTCCTCAGGGTGGTTACTGGACGATAGTGTTGAGGAATGAACATAAGTACAAAGCTTGTGCTGGTCTTCGAGTCCGTCTCTCTCTGAAGTCTCAGCCTCAGAAGGTGGGGGTGTTTGTGGATTATGAGGAGGGTCTGGTCTCCTTTTATGATGTTGATGCTGCAGCTCTGATCTACTCCTTCACTGGCTGCTGCTTCAAAGAAGAACTCTACCCATATGTTGGTCCTTGTCCTAACCATGGTGGTAAAAACTCTGCCCCTCTGATCATCTCTCCTGTCAATCACACTGAGTAG
- the LOC117448371 gene encoding lactosylceramide 1,3-N-acetyl-beta-D-glucosaminyltransferase A-like, giving the protein MFMNFRRIHKCQVVQLLTACMVLCVVMVSWEELDHHVVSHMRSYTHRYLVNSYDFLNSNFNITSNRHRKDGSTNVLLTYPYLIKHPGKCVRGDGKSGDDVLLLLFVKSSPENFERRQAIRDTWGNESFVRSELGATVRMVFALGVDEQQRSRVQRALLQEDQTYGDLIQQDFLDTFHNLTAKLITQFHWVHDYCPQARFLMSADDDIFVHMPNLVKYLRQLLRNKSGVKDFWVGHVHRGAPPVRRKESKYHIPYDLYPWPSYPDYTAGAGYVVSGDVAAKIYQATQVLNSSIYIDDVFMGICAKAMGVSPQEHVYFSGEGKALYHPCIYDHMITSHGHATDVRSLWQAATDPAVYGKSRGFMGNLYCTAVRAMMLCRPYYQNSYSCKAAFT; this is encoded by the coding sequence ATGTTCATGAACTTCCGTCGTATTCACAAGTGCCAGGTCGTGCAGCTGCTGACCGCATGCATGGTGCTGTGTGTGGTGATGGTCAGCTGGGAGGAGCTGGACCACCATGTGGTCAGCCACATGAGATCCTACACGCACCGCTACCTGGTCAACAGCTACGACTTCCTCAACTCTAACTTCAACATCACCTCCAACCGTCACAGAAAGGATGGTTCTACTAACGTGTTGCTGACCTACCCGTACCTCATCAAGCATCCAGGGAAATGTGTAAGGGGAGATGGGAAAAGCGGGGATGACGTCCTCCTTCTTCTGTTTGTGAAATCATCGCCAGAGAACTTTGAGCGGCGCCAAGCCATCAGGGACACGTGGGGGAACGAGAGCTTTGTTCGGTCCGAACTGGGAGCCACCGTGCGGATGGTGTTCGCCCTCGGTGTGGACGAACAGCAGAGATCCAGGGTGCAGAGAGCACTGCTGCAGGAGGACCAGACCTACGGAGACCTGATCCAGCAGGACTTTTTGGATACCTTCCACAACCTCACAGCCAAACTGATCACGCAGTTCCACTGGGTCCACGACTACTGCCCTCAGGCACGCTTCCTCATGTCTGCAGATGATGACATCTTCGTCCACATGCCCAATTTGGTGAAGTACCTAAGGCAGCTTCTGAGAAATAAATCAGGGGTCAAAGACTTTTGGGTGGGGCATGTACATAGAGGAGCCCCTCCAGTTCGCCGCAAAGAAAGCAAATACCACATCCCCTATGATCTGTACCCCTGGCCTTCCTACCCGGACTACACGGCTGGAGCGGGGTACGTGGTTTCAGGAGATGTGGCCGCTAAGATCTACCAGGCCACTCAGGTGCTGAACTCCTCCATTTACATTGACGACGTCTTCATGGGGATTTGTGCCAAAGCCATGGGGGTCTCTCCCCAGGAGCATGTGTACTTTTCAGGTGAGGGCAAGGCTCTGTATCACCCCTGCATCTACGACCACATGATCACATCGCACGGTCACGCCACAGACGTTCGGTCACTGTGGCAGGCAGCTACAGACCCTGCAGTGTACGGCAAGTCCAGAGGATTTATGGGTAATCTGTACTGCACAGCGGTGAGGGCGATGATGCTGTGTCGGCCATATTACCAGAACTCTTACTCCTGTAAGGCTGCTTTTACGTAA